In Aquimarina spinulae, a single window of DNA contains:
- the recQ gene encoding DNA helicase RecQ: MPDQQLISHTLKEYFGYDSFRPLQLDIITSVFAGDDNLVIMPTGGGKSICYQLPALLLPGVTLVISPLIALMKDQVDGLLANGIKAAFINSSQTETEQQEIYQQLSDKEIKLLYIAPESLSFLDVIFSQIEISLIAIDEAHCISAWGHDFRPAYTQLGYLKNRFPKTPVIALTATADKATRQDICDQLNISNAKQHLASFDRKNLSLEVRPGNKRIEQIIDFLKDKPNDSGIIYCLSRKTTEMLSEKLQNQGFNAEAYHAGVDHQKRSHVQEGFINDTVQIVCATIAFGMGIDKSNVRWVIHYNLPKNIEGYYQEIGRAGRDSLPSSTLLFHSYADVVQLQKFANMSGNQEVQLAKLDRMKQYADSLSCRRKILLSYFGELIEENCGNCDVCKNPPTFIDGTIISQKALSTVTRIKEQEPIGTVIDILRGAQNAAVYDKEYQNIKTYGIGKDLAWRDWQQYIIQLINQGYLEIAFHQNNKLKLTSLSKKVLFEGEKVSLAHLKEFEKAKQAAVVKQVDQGAAPNLFEKLRQLRLELAKEAGIPAYQIFSDATLKEMEKFRPMSDEEFMQINGVGRQKMQNYGYQFIKAIIDFSAEKTKKKKKKSTKKGNTHLETLSLYQQGLSIEEIALQRQLAQSTIFSHIMKLYENGESIDLKQFVNKEDINAVKNAKKELDNPETLKLYFEHFEGAIAYNTIKLALTILEEESSKS; this comes from the coding sequence ATGCCAGATCAACAACTCATTTCACATACCTTAAAAGAATATTTTGGGTATGATAGCTTTCGTCCATTACAACTAGATATCATTACCTCTGTTTTTGCCGGAGATGACAACCTTGTTATTATGCCTACAGGAGGTGGTAAATCTATATGTTACCAGCTACCAGCGCTATTATTACCTGGGGTGACTTTGGTTATTTCTCCTTTAATTGCTTTAATGAAAGATCAGGTAGATGGCTTATTGGCAAACGGTATTAAAGCAGCTTTTATCAATAGTAGCCAAACTGAAACCGAGCAGCAGGAAATTTATCAACAATTATCGGATAAAGAAATCAAGTTATTATATATCGCTCCAGAGAGTTTATCTTTTTTAGATGTAATATTCTCACAAATAGAAATTAGCTTAATTGCAATAGATGAAGCGCATTGTATTTCTGCCTGGGGTCATGATTTTAGACCTGCATATACACAACTGGGGTATCTTAAAAACAGATTTCCTAAAACTCCGGTTATTGCACTAACTGCTACAGCAGATAAAGCGACACGTCAAGATATTTGTGACCAGTTAAACATTTCGAATGCCAAACAACATCTTGCTTCTTTTGATCGTAAAAATCTTAGCCTCGAAGTACGACCAGGAAACAAAAGAATTGAGCAAATCATTGACTTTCTAAAAGATAAACCTAATGATAGCGGAATCATCTATTGCTTAAGTAGAAAAACCACTGAAATGCTATCAGAAAAACTGCAAAACCAGGGATTTAATGCAGAAGCATATCATGCAGGGGTAGATCATCAAAAGCGATCTCATGTTCAGGAAGGTTTTATTAATGATACCGTTCAAATTGTTTGTGCTACCATCGCTTTTGGTATGGGTATAGACAAATCTAATGTACGCTGGGTGATTCATTATAATTTACCAAAAAATATCGAAGGGTATTATCAGGAAATCGGACGTGCCGGTCGAGATAGTTTACCTTCTTCTACTCTACTCTTTCATAGCTATGCAGATGTAGTACAATTGCAAAAATTTGCTAACATGTCTGGTAATCAAGAAGTACAATTAGCTAAATTGGATCGCATGAAACAATATGCTGATTCGCTAAGTTGTCGACGTAAAATTCTACTTAGTTATTTCGGAGAATTAATCGAAGAAAATTGCGGTAATTGTGATGTGTGTAAGAATCCTCCAACTTTTATAGATGGAACTATTATTTCCCAAAAGGCATTATCTACAGTAACCCGAATCAAAGAACAAGAACCTATCGGGACCGTGATTGATATATTACGAGGTGCACAAAATGCTGCTGTATATGATAAAGAATATCAAAATATAAAAACATATGGTATTGGTAAGGATTTAGCGTGGAGAGATTGGCAACAATATATTATACAATTAATCAATCAAGGATATCTGGAAATTGCTTTTCATCAAAACAACAAATTAAAACTTACTTCGCTTTCTAAAAAAGTACTATTTGAAGGAGAAAAAGTAAGTCTGGCACATTTAAAAGAGTTTGAAAAAGCAAAACAAGCGGCTGTTGTAAAGCAGGTAGATCAGGGAGCCGCACCTAACCTATTTGAGAAATTACGCCAACTGCGATTAGAATTAGCAAAAGAAGCTGGTATTCCTGCCTACCAGATTTTTAGTGATGCAACTCTTAAAGAAATGGAGAAGTTTCGCCCAATGAGTGATGAAGAATTTATGCAGATTAATGGGGTTGGACGACAAAAGATGCAAAACTACGGATACCAATTTATTAAAGCCATTATTGATTTTTCTGCCGAAAAAACAAAAAAGAAAAAAAAGAAAAGTACTAAAAAAGGAAATACGCATTTAGAAACTTTAAGCTTGTATCAGCAAGGGCTTTCTATAGAAGAAATAGCACTGCAACGTCAATTGGCACAATCTACTATCTTCTCACATATAATGAAACTCTATGAAAATGGTGAGAGTATTGATTTAAAACAATTTGTAAATAAAGAAGATATTAATGCCGTAAAAAATGCAAAAAAAGAATTGGACAATCCAGAAACCTTAAAACTATATTTTGAACATTTTGAAGGGGCTATAGCGTACAATACTATTAAATTGGCACTAACAATTTTGGAAGAAGAAAGCTCAAAGTCTTAA